CTTTGGCGATGTGCGAGCCCGACCCCATGGCCACGCCGACATGGGCGTTGGTCAGCGCCGGCACGTCATTGACGCCGTCACCGGTCATGGCGGTGATGTGGTGCTTTTTGAGAATGGTCAGCAGGCGGTATTTTTGCTCGGGGATGACGCGGGAGAAGACCTTGGTCTTGGTGACGATAGCGTCTAGCTGATCATCAGACAACTTGGCCATGTCACGGCAATCGAACACCTCGTTGCGATTTTCAACCATGTCAAGCTCCCGGCCAATCTGATAGGCCGTCTCGAAATGATCGCCAGTGATCATCCGCACCGACACGCCCGCCTTCAGGGCGGCCCGGATAGCTCGCGGCGCCTCTGGTCGCAGCACGTCAGCCACGGCCACGAAGCCAGCAAGTGTCAGGCGCTGCTTGCCGAGCTGATCAAAGCCATCAATTGCCTCGTCTAGCTCGCCCGTCGCCAGCCCAATCACCCGGTAGCCGCGGGCGGTCATCTCATCAAGCATTTGCTGGGCGCGCTTTTTGGTGCGGGCCGACACGCGACAGGCCGCCAGGATGGCTTCGGGCGCACCCTTGACGTACAAGCGAAACTGCTGGCCATGATGCCAGACGGTGGCGGACATGGCGTGGGCTTGACTGAATGGCAGGTCGCGAACTGGTGCGTGGCGTGGGCTGGCGCTCTGCTTGCGGGCGTACTCATTGAGGGCGATATCCAGCGGATCGTGGCTCTTGGCGTGAGCGCGGTTGACCACCAGCCCGATGATGCGGTCGATGTTCTCTGTCGCCTCGTCCGGCGTCCAGGTTTGCTGTACGGTCAGCTTGTTCTTGGTCAGCGTGCCCGTCTTGTCGGTGGCGATGGTGGTGATGACACCAATGGTCTCGATGGCGCGCATTTGATGCACCAGCGCTTTTTTGGCGGCCATCCGCCGCATCCCCAAGACTAGCACCACGGAAATTGCAATCGGCAAACTCTCCGGCACGGCACTCACCGCTAGGGCCATGACAAAACGCAGACTCTCTAGTACATCCATGCCGCGCAGCAAACTCAGCCCAAAGGCGACGAGGGCGATAGCCGAGACAGCGGCGATGACTTTGGTGATCAGGGTGTCGATTTTTCGTTGGACTGGGCTTTGGGTCGATTCACGCTTGGAGAGCATGGCGAGATTGCCGAACTCGGTCTGATTGCCGGTGGCAACGACCACGCCGGTGCCGGTGCCGCTAACGACGAATGAGCCTTGAAACAGCATGTTGGTTTGCTCGTACATTTCTTTATTGCCGGTGAGTGCGTCGGTTTGTTTGGAGATTGGCAGTGATTCGCCGGTCAGTTGCGCCTCGTCCACCCGCAAGTTGGCGCTGCGGAGGAGGCGGATGTCGGCGGGGACTTTCTCGCCCTCGGCTAGTGAGACGACGTCGCCCGGAACCAGCTGGCTGGCGTCGATGCGCGTGGTACGATTGACGCGGTGAACGTCGACTTTTTGGGCGTCGTGACGGGACAGGCTGCGCAGCACGCGGTCAGTTGAGAAGCGCTGAATGTAGAAAATAACGGCCGAGATGGCGGCGATGACGAAGATGATGATGGCGTCAATTGCTTCGCCGTGCCAGAGGCTGATGATGGCGGCGATGAGCAGGACGAGCATAAAGATATCGAGAAATGGCTCAAGGATGATGCGCCAGAGTGGTTCGGATTGGACTTTGATGATGTTGAGGCCATAGCGTTTTTGGCGGCGCTGGACTTCGGCCGCGCTCAGGCCGCCATCCGAGGAACTAAGTCGCCGCAGCGCCTCGTCGCTTGATGATTGATAAAAATGCATATGGTTATTATAGCGTGAAGTGTGGTTTGGGGGAAATTTGAGGTTCGGGACGTAGCTTGAAATAGTAGGTAGTCATTGTACCCGGTATAGCTGAGGTCGCTATTCTGCGACAGTTAATTACAGGCAAAAAGGTGCGCCTCCGGCTTCTGCCTCGCGCACCTCTTGCTTGAGATGGGGGTTTTATGATTCTATCATCGTCAGTCGATTCGGTCGCTCCACGTACCGTAAGTGACGTGGGCTGCACCAGGCCTGACGCTATGCCCGTAGCTTTTTATCCTTCAGCTTCAACACCACATCCGCCTCTTTGGCCAGCTGTTTACTGTGGGTGACGACGATGACGCATTTGTCGTTTTCGTGGGCGGCCTGGCGCAGTATG
The window above is part of the Candidatus Saccharibacteria bacterium oral taxon 488 genome. Proteins encoded here:
- a CDS encoding cation-transporting P-type ATPase, with translation MHFYQSSSDEALRRLSSSDGGLSAAEVQRRQKRYGLNIIKVQSEPLWRIILEPFLDIFMLVLLIAAIISLWHGEAIDAIIIFVIAAISAVIFYIQRFSTDRVLRSLSRHDAQKVDVHRVNRTTRIDASQLVPGDVVSLAEGEKVPADIRLLRSANLRVDEAQLTGESLPISKQTDALTGNKEMYEQTNMLFQGSFVVSGTGTGVVVATGNQTEFGNLAMLSKRESTQSPVQRKIDTLITKVIAAVSAIALVAFGLSLLRGMDVLESLRFVMALAVSAVPESLPIAISVVLVLGMRRMAAKKALVHQMRAIETIGVITTIATDKTGTLTKNKLTVQQTWTPDEATENIDRIIGLVVNRAHAKSHDPLDIALNEYARKQSASPRHAPVRDLPFSQAHAMSATVWHHGQQFRLYVKGAPEAILAACRVSARTKKRAQQMLDEMTARGYRVIGLATGELDEAIDGFDQLGKQRLTLAGFVAVADVLRPEAPRAIRAALKAGVSVRMITGDHFETAYQIGRELDMVENRNEVFDCRDMAKLSDDQLDAIVTKTKVFSRVIPEQKYRLLTILKKHHITAMTGDGVNDVPALTNAHVGVAMGSGSHIAKDAGDIILLNDNFKTIIDAMREGRTIIANIRRMLFYLLSTNTGELITMLGALLIGIKTPLEPVQILWVNLVTDTSMVIPLGLEPGEKQAMNRSPENPDAPILSRQMIWRMVIVAATMSVMALAVYIFFEKHYGHDYAQTLAFISLVVSQWANAFNARSDSESIFTRLRVMNASFYAGIGLSVMLQLLVFFGPLGTILHITPINFWHGALIGLASFVIPILTCEIHKWWGRRNDHA